The genomic region GAGGAGGCCCTTCCGCTCGTCTGCTTCAACACTGAGCATCATTTCTTCTTGCATGCATGACAGCTTATGTTGCATGCAAGAAGAGAGTCAAGAGCCGGAGGGTGCCATTGGCAATGACCCAGAATCGCCGCTATTTAAGGGTTTTACAAGGTTTCTGTTGACGCGATCATGTGACCTGCCTTACGGTCATTGGTATGCAACAGACACTTGAACCGCTGATCACGTCAGCCTGGCTCGCGGCTTGGGACAGGGGCGACTTAGATGCCCTCGACGGTCTCGTGGCGGCTGACTACACGCGCACCAGTAAGGCGACAGGCGCAACCGTCGACATCACTGGTCTCAAAACCGAGATCGCCGCAGTGAGGGAAGCTTTCCCGGACTTGCGCACGACCATCGATGACATCGTAGAGAGTGCGGAAACGGTGGCCGTCTTCTGGACGTCCACGGGCACCCACACCCACGAATACCTCGGTGTCCCGGCAACGGGGCTTACCGTTCAGACCAGGGGCTCGAACATCCTGATCCTCAAAGACGGGAAGATCACGAAGGAAACCGTGACGTGGGACGGCGGCGAGCTGCTGGCCGGCCTCGGGATTCGCCCGCTGCGCGGAATAGCCGCACAAGAGGTTGGAGAGGGCAACGACTTCCCGGAGCTCGACGCGGACTTGATGAAAGCGTTCAACCGCCAGTTCATCACCGGCGTCACCGTGGTCACCACCAAGGAAGGCGAAACCCCCAAAGGACTGGCCGCGAATTCCTACTGCTCAGTCTCCGTCGAGCCACCACTCGTGCTCGTCTGTGTCCAGAAGACCTCCAGCACCTATCCGGCGCTGTTCTCCTCGAGCCACCTCGGCATCAACATCCTGGGCACGGGACAGAAGGATACAGTCCGGGTCTTCGCTTCCAAGGCCCCGGACAAGTTTGCGGAGCTCGACTGGCACGAGGGCCCGAAAGGTAGCCCGCTCCTGGACGGCTCGGCCGCATCCCTCGAGGCTGAAATTCAGGAACGATTCCAAGCAAAGACCCATACCGTCTTTATCTGCCGGGTCCGGCACGCCGAGATCGACAACACGGCACCCATGGTCTACAAAGCCGGGCATTTCTATGACGGCGCAGACCTCACCGAACTCTAAGTTCCGGCGCGGCTGACCACCCTCGGACAGGAAACCAGCCGCGCCGACCCAATCTGCTCGCAAGCAGCGCACCAGGGTGCGCATCCAACTTTAGGACAAAAATGAGCGAAGACACCATGCGCGCTGCCGAAAACAGTGTCGCCGAAGACCGCGGCTACCGCAACAGCCTCACCAAAATCGAGCCTTACGGCATTGAACACATCCCCGACGTGGAACGCCACGGCAAGCCCCGCTCGCAGTTCTTCCTCTGGTTCGCGGCAGGCATGAACTTCCCCATCGTCGTCCTCGGCTTCAGCGCCGCCTACTTCGGCCTGCCCTTCTGGGCCGCCGCCCTGGCGATTGTCCTCGCCGGCGTGACCTCCTCGGCAGGAATGGGATACCTGTCGGCCATGGGCGTCCGGCTGGGCGTCCCGCAGCAGATGCAGGGCCGAGGACCTCTCGGATTCATCGGCAACCTGTTCCCGGTCGCCTATGTGAATGTCTTCGCCGGCATTGGCTGGGCCGCCGTGACCGTCATTCTCGGCGGACAGGCCATCTCGCTGTTGACCGGCATTCCGTTCTGGCTCTCGTCGCTTATTCTCATGGGCATCCAGCTCGGCGTAGCGGTCATCGGATACAACCTGATCCACTTCCTCCAGCGCATCCTGTCCTTCGTTCTGGTGATCGGCTTCGCCTTCATCACCATCGTTGCCGCTGCCAACGGACGCATCGTCAACGTTGTCAATGAATCCGCCCCGGGCTTTGACGGCATTGGCGGATGGATCATCTTCTTTGGATGGTTCTTCTCCTTCATCGTCGCCTGGATGCCATTCGCATCCGATTACTCCCGCTACCTCCCCAACACGCCCGGCAACAGGCGCGGTGCCAGCCAGGCCACCATGCTCGGAAACTTCATCACCCTGGTCTGGATGGGAATCCTTGGGACCCTCCTCGGATCCACCACCACCGCGTCCGACAGCATCGGCGCCCTTAAAGAGGTCATGGGACCCTGGGCCGCCGTCGGACTGGGCGTCGTCGCATTGTCTTCCTTCACCCAAAACTTTCTGAACGTCTACGGCGGCGCGATATCCATCCAGACCATGGGAGTGCCCGTCAAACGCCACACCGCCGTCGTGGTCATCTGTGTCGCCTCCTACCTCGTCGCTTTGTTCGGCCAGGAAGGGTTCAACGCAGGTTTCACCGCGTTCCTCAACCTGACCGCCTACTGCATTGCCCCGTACGTAGCGGTCCTCGTGTGCGACTACCTTTTCGGAGGACGCCGCACTGAACGAGGTCTCCGCGAACTCTTCGACAAGAGCAGGAAGTTCGAGTGGGGCTTCGTGGCCTGGGCCGCGGGCGTCGTCCTCTCATCGCCGTTCTGGATGTCCTCGATCTACACCGGTCCGATCGCAGCGGCGTTCCCCCAGATCGGAGACCTCTCCTACTATGTCGGGGCCGCCGTCGCGGTGGGTGTCTACTTCGCCACCCACCGGCGCCAGCGCCTCTCGGGACACGAAATGCTCGACCGCAGCAGCGCCGGACAGACCCTCTAAAGCCCGGTGGCTCCCCGCGGACGCGGGGAGCCACCGGTCCAGGCACCGCCCCGGACTGCCGGGGGCCATGCGGTACAACCCCACCTGCCCCACAACGATCGAGCCGGACGAGGAGCACCATGAGTAGCGCAACGCTGTTACGGGCAAGCGGACAGGCACATTCACCCGCACAAACCCAACCCCGTGCGGTAGTGGCTGTGGTCGTCCAGAGACACGGACGAATAGCCCTCTTCAGGCGAAGCCAGTCCGTCGGACATGACCGCGGGCGCTGGCATTGCATCACCGGCTACCTCGAGCCTGGAACCTCTCCGGAAGGGCAAGCCATCACGGAACTTCGTGAGGAAACAGGGCTTACCCAGAACGACCTAACCGATTTCCGGCAGGGCGAACCGCTCCTGCTAACAGACCACAGGGGCAGCCCATGGCTGGTGCACACCTTCACAGCGGCTACCTCGCGACGCAAATTGACCATCAATGACGAACATGACGATTTCCGCTGGGCGGCGCCGTCGAAGGTCCGGCGGTTCAGCAATCGGGTGGCATGGCTGGATCAGGTCCTCGAGGCGGCCGGTGCGCGGCACAATCACGGAGCAAGATTATGACGGTCATTCAAGGCATCGTCGAACACGGGGACGAACGAGGCAGGACACTCGGGTTCCCTACCGCCAACATCCAGCTCTCCGACGACCAGATCGAGGACGGGGTATGGGCCGCCGTGATCCGGACCGACTCCGGAAAGTCCAGCGTCGCGGCAGTTTCCGTCGGACGACGGCGGACCTTTTACGCCCAGGAGGGAAACAGGCTGCTCGAAGCCCATCTCCTGGACTTCAACGACGACCTCTACGGACAGAAACTGACTGTCGCCCTGGCCGTCAAGCTGCGGGACCAACAAGCGTTCCCAAGTATTGACGCCCTGGCCGCGCAACTGCGCCGCGACGTCGCAGCAACGCGGAACTGGGCGCAAAAGCACTATCCCTGGCTCGTCCCGCCAGAAACGCACCACGAGGGCGGCGCCGCGTTGTGGCCTGAGCAACTGCCCCGGACGTTGGCTGCCGCACAATGATCAATCCATGAAGCCTTTGGAAGGAGCCCTAAGTGGCTGAAGGAAACACCACGACCACCGAGATCGTGACCACCGAGCATGAAGCACAGCTCCTCGCCTCCGTCCCCACCGGCCTCCTCATCAACGGGCAATGGCGTGACGCGTCCGACGGCGGCACGTTCGATGTCCACGATCCCGCCACCGGGGAGGTCCTCGCCACCCTCGCCTCCGCCACCAGCGCGGACGCCGTCGCCGCCCTCGACGCCGCCGACAAGGTCCAGGCCTCCTGGGCCCGGACCGCGCCCCGGGAACGGGCCGAAATTCTGCGCCGCGCCTTTGACCTGGTCACCGAGCGCGCCGAGGACTTCGCCCTGCTGATGACCCTGGAAATGGGCAAGCCACTGGCCGAAGCCCGTGGCGAAGTCGCCTACGGTGCCGAATTCCTGCGCTGGTTCTCCGAAGAAACGGTCCGCGACTACGGCCGCTACCTCACCACCCCCGAAGGCAAGAACAAGATCCTGGTCCAGCACAAACCGGTAGGACCCTGCCTGCTCATCACCCCCTGGAACTTCCCGCTCGCCATGGCCACCCGCAAGGTCGCGCCCGCCGTCGCCGCGGGCTGCACCATGGTGCTCAAGCCCGCCAAGCTCACGCCGCTGACCTCACAACTGTTCGCCCAGACCATGCTCGACGCCGGCCTGCCCGCCGGGGTCCTGAATGTCGTGGCCTCCGCCAGTGCCGCCGGGATCTCCGGGCCGCTGCTGGCCGATCCGCGGCTGCGCAAGGTCTCCTTCACCGGCTCCACGCCGGTGGGCAAACGCCTGATGGCCGACGCCGCACAGAATGTCCTGCGCACCTCCATGGAGCTCGGCGGCAACGCCCCGTTCATCGTGTTCGAGGACGCGGACCTGGACAAGGCAGTGGAAGGCGCGATGGCCGCCAAGATGCGGAACATGGGCGAGGCCTGCACTGCTGCCAACCGCTTCCTGGTCCAGGCATCCGTGGCACAGGAATTCACCCGGAAATTCGCCGCCGCCATGAGCGCCCTGACCACCGGCCGCGGAACCGAACCGACCACCCAGGTGGGCCCGCTCATCGACGCCGGCGCCCGCGACGACGTGCACGCGCTGGTGAGTGCCGCCGTCGATGCCGGGGCAACCGCCGTCACCGGCGGCGCGCCGGAAGAGGGTGCCGGGTACTTCTACCCGCCCACCGTGCTCGCCAACGTGCCGAACGACGCCGAGATCCTGCGCCAGGAAATCTTCGGACCCGTAGCCCCCGTGACCACCTTCGCCACCGAAGAGGACGCCATCCGGCTCGCCAACGCCAGCGAATACGGACTCGCCTCCTACCTCTACAGCCGCGACTTCAACCGGCTCCTACGGGTTGCTGAGCAGATCGAATTCGGCATGGTCGGGTTCAACGCCGGTGTCATCTCCAACGCTGCCGCCCCCTTCGGCGGCGTCAAGCAGTCCGGCCTGGGCCGCGAAGGCGGCACGGAAGGCATCGCCGAATACACCACCACCCAATACATCGGCATCGCAGACCCATACGCCGGCCGGGAAGACCAGAAATCATGACGGGCAGGGCAAAGCGTCACCTCGTCGTGATTGACATGCAACGCGCCTTCCGCCAAACGGGGGAATGGCACATTCCTCGGTACGACGAGGCCGCCCGAACCATCGCGCGCCTGGCAGCCTCCGGACTGGAGCCCATCATCACACGCTTTATCCCCGACCCCGCGGAAAACGGCTCGTGGTCCTCTTACTATGACCGCTGGCACAGCATGCGCCTGGATCCCGATGATCCGATCTGGGATATAGAGCTTCCAGGCATCGAGGCCACAGGCTCCGTAGACCTCCCGACGTTCTCTAAATGGGGTCAAGAGTTGGCAGAACGGATTCCCGTCGGGGAGGAGATCATCCTCACCGGTGTGGCAACCGACTGTTGCATCCTCGCTACCGCCCTGGGTGCCGCGGATGCAGGTCGGTACGTGACGGTGGTCGGAGACGCGTGCGCCGGCCAGAGCGACGCTGCGCATGACCAGGCGCTAAGCCTTCTGGAGCTACTGTCCCCAATGATCAACGTCGTCAATAGCGACACCGTCCCTAGGTGACCGCCTCCCTGCGAATCGGCGGCAACGCGCGACGGCCCGCCACGGCGGACGCCGCTGACTCCCCGTCTTCACTCTCGGCAGGCGGCTTGGGCAATCCGGCCGCGGGCATGGAAGCGCCCCAATGCCATTGGGGGTTGCATCGGGGCGCCTGTGGAAATCGTAGGGCCAGCTCAAATGTCAGTCAACTGTGCGTCCTGGAAGCAGGATCCGGAGCACACCCATGCGGCCCGCATCGTTGATGGTCCGGCAGCGGGCCGCTACAGGCACAATGGCTCTTTTGGGACCGGGCGAACGCGGGTATAAATAGTGGTGCCACGGCGGACGGGTCGTCCGCGACTGGTGTTGAAGCCGGGGCAGGCGGTCCAGGGCAGGACGTTTGAACTTCCCTGGGCCGCCGCGGCGCGGCCCTTAAGGGGAACCTTCGGCGGCGGCAGATTCTGCGGCACATTGGGCCGGCAGATTGGGCGGCGCGGCGGTGTCCCCTCGGACGTATGCTGTTTTCATCGGTTCAGCAGTGAGCTGCGTGCTTTGATCTCGAGCGTGGAACATGACCCAAGGAACGGCAACAGACAGCAGGCAGGATCCTCACGCCCCTTTCTGGGAAACGCACTTCAACAACCCGGACATCGGCGCCTACCTCAGCGAGGTCGTGAGCGGGCTCGTTGACGACATCGGCGGTCCGGGCCGGGGGATCAGCTGGGCGATCACCTTTCTCCGGTCCGGGGAGACCCTCACCCTGACCGCGGGAAGCGCACCGGCGCGCGCCGCGGATGAGGCACAGCGGTCCTTCGATGACGGGCCGGCCCGCACGGCGGTGCGCAACGGGGAGTTTGTGTCTGTGGGGGACACCTCCCTGGAACGCCGCTGGCCCGGCTATGCCAGCGCCGCCGCGGCCGAGGGAGTAGGGTCGCTCCTCTCCTTCCCGCTGGTCCCTCCACAAGTTTTCCGTGCCGCCGTGAACCTGTATGCACCGTGGCCGCATGTCTTCACCAGCGCGGACATCACGGCGGCGGCGCGTCTGGCCCGTGAGGTCTCCCGGACGCTGGGTCTGGTCCAACAGCTGGCGCTCCGGTCCGGGGCGAGTGCCGAGCTGTCCTCGGCGCAGCTTTCCCGGGTGCTGGCGGGGCTGGCGTTGCGGACCCTGGTGAGGGACTTCGGGTTCAGTGAAGAGGGGGCGCTTGACTACCTTCGGAGCGCCGCGAGCGGCGGTGCCCGGGAAGCAGCCGAGGGCGCGGTCCGAGTCCTCGTGCCCGATTCCGGTCAAAGCCCGGGAGGGTCCCCTCCCAGCCCTCAAATCCCGGCACCCCACGCCGGGGACGCACCCCCCGCCCGTCGACGGCGTCGGAGAGCAGAGACCCCGGCTTAGGCCAACGCCGGGTCACCCGGGCTGCCGGAACGCGTCAGGCGGCGACACCGGGGTCATCGCCGCGGGCCCGGTCCGGGCGGAGGGTCTTCAGGGCCCCGGCCCAGGCGATCACCTGGCCGAACAGGATCTGCAGGCTCTTCTCCGCGGCCGCTGTGGGAAGGAAGGTGCGGTAGTTCTCGAACTCAGTGGCAAAGGGCAGCGCGACCTGGGCCCGGACATCCGCCATCTGCAGCTCTCCGGCCACCGCCCGCAGGTGTTCGACGGCGCGGATGCCGCCGCTGCTTCCGTAGCTGACGAACCCTGCCGCCTTGTTGTTCCACTCTTTGTACAGGTAGTCCAGGGCGTTCTTCAGCGCCCCGGGGATGGAGTGGTTGTACTCGCCGGTGACGAAGATGTAGCCGTCAAACCCGTCGACAGCCTCGGACCACGCCTTGGTATGCGCGTGGCTGTATCGGCCGAAGGAGGGCGGCAGCGGCTCGTCGAGCAGCGGGAGGCGGAAGTCTGCGATGTCGAGGACATCAAAGGTGGCATCGCCGCGTTCTGATGCCCGGGACTTCACCCAGCCGGCGACTGCCGTTCCGAGGCGCCCGGGCCGGGTGCTTCCAAGCACTATAGCGATGCGAATCATCGCGGGCTCCTTTCCGGAGGTAGTTCTCAGCCCACTTATCTACAACAACCCGGACGGCACGAAACTTCCGCAGCAGCCGCCGTCCGGCACGGGTCTTTGGTCCCTGCCCGGGCCGCGTCCGCGGGCGTCTACTGGACGTATCAGCCCGTCTCGGGCACCCAAGCGCAACCAACAGGAAGATCTGTCATGTCTGAATTGCACAAGTGGTCACCGTTCCATTCCAGCCGCTGGCCGGACAGATCCCGCACGAGTCCGGTTGATTTGTTCCGCAGGTCACCGTCGGACTTGTGGGACGCCATGGACCGGATGTTCCAGGAGGAAAACCAGCCGATGCCGATCCGCGTCGAGGAGTTCCTCGACGGCAACACGCTGGTTATCCGGGCCGAGGCGCCGGGCCTGGATCCGGACAAGGACATCGACGTCTCGGTGGTTGACGGGGCCCTCCAGATCCGCGCCGAACGCAAGGAAGAAAAAGAGGAGAAGGGCAAGGACAGCTACCGGTCCGAGTTCCGCTACGGCTCGTTCCTGCGCACCCTGCCGCTGCCGCAGGATGTGAAGGAGGAAGACATCAAAGCCACCTACAAGGACGGCGTCCTCGAAGTCCGCACGCCTGTGCCGGCGCAGGCGCTGGCAGAGCCCAAGACGACCAAGCTCCCCATCACCCGCGAATAGCCACGCTAGTCCGCCCGCCAGTCAGCCCTGGGGTGTCCCTCGCGGGGCTGATCGGGGCCGCCTTCAGCGTCCCAGCAGCTCCGCCACGTAGCGAAGCTGGCTGACCCAGTGATGTTCCTGCCCGCCCTCGTGGTTGTTGAAGCGGTAGACCTCAATGGCCTTCGCCGGGACAGCCTCCGGCGCGGCCCTCCTTGTGCCATAGGCGTTGAAGGCCGCAAAGACCGTCGATGGCGGGCATACATCGTCCATGAGCGCTGCCGAGAAGAGTGCCGGCGCCGCGGCGCGGCCGCCCAGATGCACGCCGTCGAAGTAGTTCAGGACAGCAAGCGCCGGCTCGTAGAGGTTCCGGTGCCTGGCCAGGAAGCTCGCAATTTCGGGGTAAGGGCCTCGCGGGGCAATGTCGATGGCGCGGGGGAAATCCTGCAGGAACGGCACGTCGGCCATGGTGCACAAGATTCCGTCCAAGCGCCCGGCCGCCAGCCCGGCGGCGGCAATGGCCAAACCTCCACCCTGGCTCAGGCCTGCGAGCAGCACTTTGGACGCATCCACCGCGGGATGAGACTGCGCGGCCTCAATGGCCCGGAAGGCGTCAACGAAGACGCGGCGGTAGTAGTAGTCGTCCCGGGATGCGATTCCGCGGGTCATGAGCCCGGCGTAGGCAACCTCCCCGGCCGAGGCATGCGGATCCGGTGTTTCGCCCACAATGCCGCCGTAGCCCTGGCCTCGGTTGTCCATGATGAACTGCGCATACCCGGCCTGCGCCCACTTCGTGTCCTGCTGAACCAGGCCCCGCCCGCCGGAATAGCCGATGTACTGCACTACCACCGGCAGCGCGCGGCCCGCCTCCCGGTGTGCCGGCAAATGCAGCCAGCCCTTGATCCGCGCACCTTCGAAGCCCGCAAATGAGACGTCAAAACTGTCGATGACGCTCAGATGGTTTTCCACCGGCACGTAAACGGCGTCAAGCGGCAAATCCCGGGCTTCGGCAATGGTCCGGTCCCAGAAGTCGTCGAAGTCGTCGGGTTCGACGGCGGCAGAGGTGTACGTGCGCAACTGCTCCAGTGGCAGGTCAAAGAGGGGCATGAGGTCTCCAGCATGAGGGGCGAACAATCCGATGGTGATCCTACGTCCGATCTCTAGATTTTCCCATGGTGGATATGTGAGTCACTGCACACTATGGTTGTAGGACGTTCTATATCGAATGTCGGATGCCTTGCGGTCCTGTTCGGTGAACGCCGATAAGTCCCCTACCACTAAGAGGTCAGATGTGAAGCCACGCACGAAAGCCCGCATTGCCCGACTGGGATCATGTGCCCTCGCCGGCGTCCTTGGAGTTGGCCTGATCGCCGGAGCCGGTCTCCCGGCAAGCGCCGTTCCCATCGCACCAAACACGCCGAGCGCCGGTCCGGGCGCATTTTCCGAATCGAACATCGCCGCGGACCGCACACCGAGCAATTTCTTCTATCGAATCCCGGCGCTGACTTACCTGGGCGGCGGAGTCGTTCTGGCTGCCTGGGACGGGCGGCCGGGGAGTTCCGCCGATGCGCCCAACCCGAATTCAATCGTTCAGCGACGGAGCACGGACGGCGGCCAGACTTGGGGTCCGCTTCAAGTCATTGCCGCGGGGCATGTCGGCGATGCGACGGGCCCAAAGTTCGGCTACAGCGACCCATCGTTCGTTTACGACGCGGAAGCCGAAAAGGTGTTCGCTTTTTTCGTCTATTCAAAGGACCAGGGCTTCGGCGGCAGCGTATTCGGCAATGATGACGCCGACCGCTCGGTGATCTCCTCTGCAGTTGTGGAGTCGGACGATGGCGGCCAGACCTGGAGTTCTCCACGGCTCATCACAAATGTGACGAAGCCCGGAACGAGCCGAAGCAACCCTCAGCCCGGGGATGTCCGGGCCAACTTCGCCGCCTCGGGGGAGGGGATTCAGCTCAGGTATGGGGCCTATAAGGGCCGCCTCATCCAGCAGTACTCCGGGCAGGTTCAGCAGGCCAACGGCACGCAGGCGTTCCAGGCCTATAGCGTCTTTTCGGATGATCACGGCGCCACCTGGCAGAAGGGCGCCCCCGTGGGTGCCGCGATGGACGAGAACAAGACGGTGGAGCTTTCGGACGGCCGGGTGATGCTCAACTCCCGCGACAGTGCCAACGGAGGATACCGAAAAGTCGCCATCTCCAACGACGGCGGAGCTACTTACGGCGCGGTCACCCCGGACACCGAACTTCCGGACCCTGCCAACAACGGGTCGATCGCCCGGATGTTCCCCGACGCCCCGGCAGGATCAGCTGACGCCAGGAAGCTGATCTTCACCAACGCCAATTCCAGGTCAGCCCGCGAAAACGTTTCCGCCAGGGTCTCGTGCGACGACGGTGCGACGTGGCCCGGTGTCCGCAGCATCCACGCGGGGTTCTCTGCCTATTCCACGGTCACCCGCATGGAGAGCGGACAGTTCGGCGTGCTGTACGAGGCCAACTACACCGACAACATTGCCTTCGCCAAGTTCAACGACGAGTGGCTCAACTACATCTGTGCGCCTGTCGGCGTCGATGCCCAGACCGTGACCCCCGGTGCGGGCAAAGCCGTCGAGGTGACGGTGACCAACCAGGAAAGCACGGTGCTCTCCGGCGGATCCGCGACAATCTTCACCCCCGAGGGATGGTCGGCAACCACGGTGCCTGTGCCCGACGTCGCCCCCGGCGCATCGGCGACGGTCAGCGTGAACCTGACCGCCCCTGCGGGGGCCGCCGGCGCGCAGAATCTCGACGCGGCATTCACCGCCGCTGACGGCAAGGTTGCACGGTCCACCTTCGTCGCGACGGCGCCACAGGCTCAGCAGCTTGGGCTGAACATCACCGGGACAGCCCCGGACCGCGATGTCAGCAGTTCGCCGTACAGCGCCGGCGACGTGCTGGCCTATTCATTCGCCATTAGAAACACCGGCACCGTGACCTCAAACGCCGTCCCCACCGGCGGCACCTTCGAAACGGGATACCTCCCGCCGGCCGCGCCAAACTGCCGGTATAACAATCTCCCCGCCGGCTCCAGCTACACCTGCACCACGGCCAGGCACACCCTGACGGCTGAAGAGATCTCGCGCGGCTACTTCGCGCCACAGGCGACCTTCACGGTGACAGCGTCCGGTACGCCGTCGTTGACCCAAGCGGTGGTGTTCAAAGGCTCCAACGTCGCCCTGCGGGACGGTCTGTCCGCTGTTGACATCACCGGACAGCGCGGCGATGCGGGCAGGGACCTTGCCGTGCAGCCCTACGCGGCAGGGGACCAGGTGCCGTACACCTTCACTGTTGCGAACACCGGCCCGCTCACCACAACCGTCACGCCGACCGCGGGGAACTTTTCGCCGCTGGTTCCTGAAGGAGCCGGCAACTGCCGGTGGCGCAGCCTTGCACCGGCCGGCAAATACAGCTGCAATACCCCGCGTCACATTGCGACCCAGGCCGAAGTGGACCAGGGCTTCTTCGTGCCCCTGACTTCGTGGACACTGACGGCATCCGGACAGAGCCCGAAAGCTGTCGAAGTAGACGGCGGGGAGGTGGACCTGGTGGCCAGGAATGCACGGCTTGAAGGTACGGCCACTGCCGCGTGGGACGACTCCAACCACGACGGCTACGCCACTCCGGGAGAGACGGTCACCTTCACCTACGCGCTGGGCAATGCCGGAAACGTGGGGCTGACCGGGCTGGATGCGCCGGAGATGGGTGTGGCCGAGCCGCTGTTCGCCGCCGGCGCCACCCTCGTGCGGACCCGGGAGCACATCCTGACCGCCGCCGAGGTCTCCGCCGGGGAAGTCGCCGCCGCGACCTTCACCGCAACAGCCACGAACGGGGCAAAGACTGTTGAGGTCAGGGTTACGAGGGCGTCCCTCGCCCTGCTCGCACAACCGCCCCGGCCAGAGACCATCCCGGAGCCCCAAACCCAGGATCTCGACGGCCTGACGGCCCCGACGGACCTAGGCACCGAAGCGAGGTACCGGACAGGGCAGAAAGTGACGCTCCGAAACCTCGAGCACGGCCAGTGGTATTTCGTCTACCTCAACAAGAGCCTCGATCGGCTCGGCTGGATGTTCCCCGGGGCGGACAACACGGTTGAATTCATTGTGCCGGACGAGCTGAAGAACGGCCGCGACGACGTCGTGGTCCTCGATTCACTCGGACGGCAGGTCACGTTCGACCGGCTCCAGGTAACGCCAAAGGGTCAGCAGCCCTAACGGGAAGCTTGCATCCCTCCTGCGCCCCGAACGGCGCAGGAGGGATGGCGGAGCCCGTCTGAACCGCGGGACCCGCCGCCCTGCGCCGTGTCGGACGATCCGCCGAGTCCGCCCGGCCGGAAATTATTTCGATGCAATATATCTCGACGCAAATGAGACATTGGACGTCCCATCTCCTGTAGGCTGGGACTAACAGTGGCCGACCCCGGCTGCGTCCGGAAGGAGAGTGTCGTGAGCATCGAATCCCGAGCAGT from Arthrobacter sp. NicSoilB8 harbors:
- a CDS encoding flavin reductase — protein: MQQTLEPLITSAWLAAWDRGDLDALDGLVAADYTRTSKATGATVDITGLKTEIAAVREAFPDLRTTIDDIVESAETVAVFWTSTGTHTHEYLGVPATGLTVQTRGSNILILKDGKITKETVTWDGGELLAGLGIRPLRGIAAQEVGEGNDFPELDADLMKAFNRQFITGVTVVTTKEGETPKGLAANSYCSVSVEPPLVLVCVQKTSSTYPALFSSSHLGINILGTGQKDTVRVFASKAPDKFAELDWHEGPKGSPLLDGSAASLEAEIQERFQAKTHTVFICRVRHAEIDNTAPMVYKAGHFYDGADLTEL
- a CDS encoding cytosine permease — protein: MSEDTMRAAENSVAEDRGYRNSLTKIEPYGIEHIPDVERHGKPRSQFFLWFAAGMNFPIVVLGFSAAYFGLPFWAAALAIVLAGVTSSAGMGYLSAMGVRLGVPQQMQGRGPLGFIGNLFPVAYVNVFAGIGWAAVTVILGGQAISLLTGIPFWLSSLILMGIQLGVAVIGYNLIHFLQRILSFVLVIGFAFITIVAAANGRIVNVVNESAPGFDGIGGWIIFFGWFFSFIVAWMPFASDYSRYLPNTPGNRRGASQATMLGNFITLVWMGILGTLLGSTTTASDSIGALKEVMGPWAAVGLGVVALSSFTQNFLNVYGGAISIQTMGVPVKRHTAVVVICVASYLVALFGQEGFNAGFTAFLNLTAYCIAPYVAVLVCDYLFGGRRTERGLRELFDKSRKFEWGFVAWAAGVVLSSPFWMSSIYTGPIAAAFPQIGDLSYYVGAAVAVGVYFATHRRQRLSGHEMLDRSSAGQTL
- a CDS encoding riboflavin kinase; amino-acid sequence: MTVIQGIVEHGDERGRTLGFPTANIQLSDDQIEDGVWAAVIRTDSGKSSVAAVSVGRRRTFYAQEGNRLLEAHLLDFNDDLYGQKLTVALAVKLRDQQAFPSIDALAAQLRRDVAATRNWAQKHYPWLVPPETHHEGGAALWPEQLPRTLAAAQ
- a CDS encoding NAD-dependent succinate-semialdehyde dehydrogenase, with protein sequence MAEGNTTTTEIVTTEHEAQLLASVPTGLLINGQWRDASDGGTFDVHDPATGEVLATLASATSADAVAALDAADKVQASWARTAPRERAEILRRAFDLVTERAEDFALLMTLEMGKPLAEARGEVAYGAEFLRWFSEETVRDYGRYLTTPEGKNKILVQHKPVGPCLLITPWNFPLAMATRKVAPAVAAGCTMVLKPAKLTPLTSQLFAQTMLDAGLPAGVLNVVASASAAGISGPLLADPRLRKVSFTGSTPVGKRLMADAAQNVLRTSMELGGNAPFIVFEDADLDKAVEGAMAAKMRNMGEACTAANRFLVQASVAQEFTRKFAAAMSALTTGRGTEPTTQVGPLIDAGARDDVHALVSAAVDAGATAVTGGAPEEGAGYFYPPTVLANVPNDAEILRQEIFGPVAPVTTFATEEDAIRLANASEYGLASYLYSRDFNRLLRVAEQIEFGMVGFNAGVISNAAAPFGGVKQSGLGREGGTEGIAEYTTTQYIGIADPYAGREDQKS
- a CDS encoding isochorismatase family protein; amino-acid sequence: MQRAFRQTGEWHIPRYDEAARTIARLAASGLEPIITRFIPDPAENGSWSSYYDRWHSMRLDPDDPIWDIELPGIEATGSVDLPTFSKWGQELAERIPVGEEIILTGVATDCCILATALGAADAGRYVTVVGDACAGQSDAAHDQALSLLELLSPMINVVNSDTVPR
- a CDS encoding GAF domain-containing protein; its protein translation is MTQGTATDSRQDPHAPFWETHFNNPDIGAYLSEVVSGLVDDIGGPGRGISWAITFLRSGETLTLTAGSAPARAADEAQRSFDDGPARTAVRNGEFVSVGDTSLERRWPGYASAAAAEGVGSLLSFPLVPPQVFRAAVNLYAPWPHVFTSADITAAARLAREVSRTLGLVQQLALRSGASAELSSAQLSRVLAGLALRTLVRDFGFSEEGALDYLRSAASGGAREAAEGAVRVLVPDSGQSPGGSPPSPQIPAPHAGDAPPARRRRRRAETPA
- a CDS encoding NAD(P)H-dependent oxidoreductase, producing MIRIAIVLGSTRPGRLGTAVAGWVKSRASERGDATFDVLDIADFRLPLLDEPLPPSFGRYSHAHTKAWSEAVDGFDGYIFVTGEYNHSIPGALKNALDYLYKEWNNKAAGFVSYGSSGGIRAVEHLRAVAGELQMADVRAQVALPFATEFENYRTFLPTAAAEKSLQILFGQVIAWAGALKTLRPDRARGDDPGVAA
- a CDS encoding Hsp20/alpha crystallin family protein, with the protein product MSELHKWSPFHSSRWPDRSRTSPVDLFRRSPSDLWDAMDRMFQEENQPMPIRVEEFLDGNTLVIRAEAPGLDPDKDIDVSVVDGALQIRAERKEEKEEKGKDSYRSEFRYGSFLRTLPLPQDVKEEDIKATYKDGVLEVRTPVPAQALAEPKTTKLPITRE
- a CDS encoding acetylxylan esterase; translation: MPLFDLPLEQLRTYTSAAVEPDDFDDFWDRTIAEARDLPLDAVYVPVENHLSVIDSFDVSFAGFEGARIKGWLHLPAHREAGRALPVVVQYIGYSGGRGLVQQDTKWAQAGYAQFIMDNRGQGYGGIVGETPDPHASAGEVAYAGLMTRGIASRDDYYYRRVFVDAFRAIEAAQSHPAVDASKVLLAGLSQGGGLAIAAAGLAAGRLDGILCTMADVPFLQDFPRAIDIAPRGPYPEIASFLARHRNLYEPALAVLNYFDGVHLGGRAAAPALFSAALMDDVCPPSTVFAAFNAYGTRRAAPEAVPAKAIEVYRFNNHEGGQEHHWVSQLRYVAELLGR